Proteins co-encoded in one Oncorhynchus keta strain PuntledgeMale-10-30-2019 chromosome 36, Oket_V2, whole genome shotgun sequence genomic window:
- the LOC118369894 gene encoding poly(rC)-binding protein 3-like isoform X2, producing the protein MSDKEGGASEGGLNVTLTLRLLMHGKEVGSIIGKKGETVKKMREESGARINISEGSSPERIVTITGPTEGIFKAFSMIAEKFEEDITAAMTNSTVTSHPPVTLRLVFPGSQCGSLIGKGGSKIKEIRETTGAQVQVAGDMLPESTERAVTISGTPQAITQCVRHICSVILESPPKGATIPYRPKTMPGAGHPVFQQQHQQQHASQAFTLQGQYAFPNQDLTKLHQLAMQHIPLPSLGQSNPTFPGMDASVATSSQELAIPNDFIGSIIGRQGSKINEIRQVSGAHIKIASATDGSPMRQVTIIGSPTSISVAHYLINVRLSSVVTDLGAL; encoded by the exons ATGTCTGACAAGGAAGGTGGGGCCTCAGAGGGGGGGCTGAATGTTACCCTCACGTTACGGCTTCTGATGCATGGGAAG GAAGTGGGCAGCATAATTGGAAAGAAAGGGGAAACCGtcaaaaagatgagagaggag AGTGGCGCTCGCATCAACATTTCGGAGGGATCTTCTCCAGAGAGGATTGTTACCATCACAGGACCAACAGAGGGCATCTTCAAAGCTTTCTCTATGATCGCTGAGAAGTTTGAGGAG GACATTACAGCTGCAATGACAAACAGCACGGTAACAAGCCATCCTCCAGTGACACTCCGCCTTGTGTTCCCAGGGAGCCAGTGTGGCTCCTTGATAGGCAAAGGAGGCTCCAAGATCAAGGAGATCAGAGAG ACCACAGGTGCTCAGGTGCAGGTTGCAGGGGACATGCTGCCAGAATCCACTGAGAGAGCTGTCACTATCTCAGGCACTCCTCAGGCCATCACACAGTGTGTCAGACACATCTGCTCTGTCATTCTGGAA TCACCGCCCAAAGGAGCAACTATCCCATATCGCCCCAAGACCATGCCAGGAGCCGGCCACCCAGTatttcaacaacaacatcaacaacaacatgctTCACAA GCCTTCACACTTCAAGGACAGTATGCGTTTCCTAATCAAGAT TTGACCAAGCTTCACCAGTTGGCTATGCAGCAtatccccctcccttcccttgGGCAAAGCAACCCTACCTTCCCTG GAATGGATGCCTCTGTCGCCACAAGTTCTCAGGAGCTGGCGATACCCAACGAC TTTATTGGCAGCATAATTGGCAGACAAGGCAGCAAGATCAATGAGATTCGCCAGGTGTCGGGAGCTCACATCAAGATAGCCAGTGCCACGGACGGATCGCCCATGCGCCAAGTCACAATCATAGGCTCTCCTACCAGCATCAGTGTGGCACACTACCTCATCAATGTCAG gctCTCGTCAGTGGTTACAGACTTGGGTGCTCTGTAG
- the LOC118369894 gene encoding poly(rC)-binding protein 3-like isoform X1: protein MSDKEGGASEGGLNVTLTLRLLMHGKEVGSIIGKKGETVKKMREESGARINISEGSSPERIVTITGPTEGIFKAFSMIAEKFEEDITAAMTNSTVTSHPPVTLRLVFPGSQCGSLIGKGGSKIKEIRETTGAQVQVAGDMLPESTERAVTISGTPQAITQCVRHICSVILESPPKGATIPYRPKTMPGAGHPVFQQQHQQQHASQAFTLQGQYAFPNQDLTKLHQLAMQHIPLPSLGQSNPTFPGMDASVATSSQELAIPNDFIGSIIGRQGSKINEIRQVSGAHIKIASATDGSPMRQVTIIGSPTSISVAHYLINVSLEMAKYTMQAASSASSVDLNNMSFSQSAPTVSTPTSMAVMAATTQVPGTINMHSPSTLQSIPTQHYAVPVSSLLGMKTLPMLAMHPAAASGLLQGLSPYTTKIPTAGMKKPERQKFAPY, encoded by the exons ATGTCTGACAAGGAAGGTGGGGCCTCAGAGGGGGGGCTGAATGTTACCCTCACGTTACGGCTTCTGATGCATGGGAAG GAAGTGGGCAGCATAATTGGAAAGAAAGGGGAAACCGtcaaaaagatgagagaggag AGTGGCGCTCGCATCAACATTTCGGAGGGATCTTCTCCAGAGAGGATTGTTACCATCACAGGACCAACAGAGGGCATCTTCAAAGCTTTCTCTATGATCGCTGAGAAGTTTGAGGAG GACATTACAGCTGCAATGACAAACAGCACGGTAACAAGCCATCCTCCAGTGACACTCCGCCTTGTGTTCCCAGGGAGCCAGTGTGGCTCCTTGATAGGCAAAGGAGGCTCCAAGATCAAGGAGATCAGAGAG ACCACAGGTGCTCAGGTGCAGGTTGCAGGGGACATGCTGCCAGAATCCACTGAGAGAGCTGTCACTATCTCAGGCACTCCTCAGGCCATCACACAGTGTGTCAGACACATCTGCTCTGTCATTCTGGAA TCACCGCCCAAAGGAGCAACTATCCCATATCGCCCCAAGACCATGCCAGGAGCCGGCCACCCAGTatttcaacaacaacatcaacaacaacatgctTCACAA GCCTTCACACTTCAAGGACAGTATGCGTTTCCTAATCAAGAT TTGACCAAGCTTCACCAGTTGGCTATGCAGCAtatccccctcccttcccttgGGCAAAGCAACCCTACCTTCCCTG GAATGGATGCCTCTGTCGCCACAAGTTCTCAGGAGCTGGCGATACCCAACGAC TTTATTGGCAGCATAATTGGCAGACAAGGCAGCAAGATCAATGAGATTCGCCAGGTGTCGGGAGCTCACATCAAGATAGCCAGTGCCACGGACGGATCGCCCATGCGCCAAGTCACAATCATAGGCTCTCCTACCAGCATCAGTGTGGCACACTACCTCATCAATGTCAG CTTAGAGATGGCTAAATACACCATGCAGGCTGCTTCCTCTGCGTCATCTGTTGACCTCAACAATATGAGCTTCTCTCAGTCTGCTCCCACTGTCTCCACACCAACCTCTATGGCTGTCATGGCCGCCACCACCCAAGTCCCTGGCACCATTAACATGCACTCCCCCTCCACCTTACAGTCCATCCCCACCCAGCACTATGCCGTCCCCGTTTCCAGTCTGCTTGGCATGAAAACGCTCCCTATGCTGGCTATGCACCCAGCAGCTGCCTCAGGGCTCCTGCAAGGTCTATCCCCTTACACCACTAAGATTCCTACTGCTGGCATGAAAAAACCTGAGCGCCAGAAGTTTGCCCCATATTGA